A DNA window from Pseudomonas sp. B21-056 contains the following coding sequences:
- the sohB gene encoding protease SohB, giving the protein MEFFIEYAGFLAKTVTLVIAILVVLASFAALRSKGRRKSAGQLQVSKLNDFYKGLRERLEQTLLDKDQLKALRKREGKTEKVQKKQKEKPAAKPRVFVLDFDGDIKASATESLRHEITALLTLATPKDEVVLRLESGGGMVHSYGLASSQLARIRQAGVPLTVCIDKVAASGGYMMACIGEKIISAPFAILGSIGVVAQLPNVNRLLKKHDIDFEVLTAGEYKRTLTVFGENTEKGREKFQEDLDITHELFKNFVSNYRPQLAIDEVATGEVWLGVAALGKQLVDELKTSDEYLAERAKSAELYHLHYAERKSLQERVGMAASGSVDRLLLSWWSRLTQQRFW; this is encoded by the coding sequence GTGGAGTTCTTTATCGAATACGCCGGTTTTCTGGCCAAGACCGTGACGCTGGTCATCGCCATCCTGGTGGTGCTGGCCAGTTTTGCTGCCCTGCGCAGCAAGGGACGGCGCAAGTCGGCCGGCCAGTTGCAGGTGAGCAAACTCAACGATTTCTACAAGGGGCTGCGCGAGCGCCTGGAGCAGACGCTGCTGGACAAGGATCAGCTCAAGGCCCTGCGCAAGCGCGAAGGCAAGACTGAAAAAGTCCAGAAGAAACAGAAGGAGAAACCGGCGGCCAAGCCTCGGGTGTTCGTGCTGGATTTCGACGGTGACATCAAGGCCTCGGCCACCGAGAGCCTGCGCCATGAAATCACCGCGTTGCTGACCCTGGCAACGCCCAAGGATGAAGTGGTGCTGCGCCTGGAAAGCGGTGGTGGCATGGTCCACAGCTATGGCCTGGCCTCGTCGCAACTGGCGCGGATCCGCCAGGCCGGCGTGCCGCTGACCGTGTGCATCGACAAAGTCGCGGCCAGCGGCGGCTACATGATGGCCTGTATCGGCGAGAAGATCATCAGCGCGCCTTTCGCCATCCTCGGCTCCATCGGCGTCGTGGCCCAGCTGCCGAACGTCAATCGCCTGCTGAAGAAGCATGACATCGACTTCGAAGTCCTGACGGCCGGTGAGTACAAGCGCACGCTGACGGTGTTTGGCGAAAACACCGAGAAAGGCCGGGAGAAATTTCAGGAAGACCTGGACATCACCCACGAGTTATTCAAGAACTTCGTGTCCAATTACCGTCCGCAACTGGCCATCGATGAAGTGGCGACCGGCGAGGTCTGGCTGGGTGTCGCAGCCCTCGGCAAGCAACTGGTGGACGAGTTGAAGACCAGCGACGAATACCTGGCCGAGCGCGCCAAGAGCGCCGAGCTTTACCACCTGCACTATGCCGAACGCAAAAGCCTGCAGGAACGTGTCGGTATGGCGGCCAGCGGCTCGGTGGATCGGCTGCTGTTGAGCTGGTGGAGCCGCCTGACTCAGCAGCGGTTCTGGTAA
- a CDS encoding nitrite/sulfite reductase, producing the protein MYVYDEYDQRIIEDRVKQFRDQTRRYLAGELSEEEFRPLRLQNGLYIQRFAPMLRVAVPYGQLTARQVRKLAQIARDYDKGYAHISTRQNVQYNWPALEDVPQILAELATVQMHAIQTSGNCLRNVTTDQFAGVAADELIDPRPWCEIVRQWTTFHPEFAYLPRKFKIAINGSTSDRAAIEVHDIGLEAVYNATGELGFRVLVGGGLGRTPVVGAFINEFLPWQDLLSYLDAILRVYNRYGRRDNKYKARIKILVKALTPEVFAEKVEAEMVHLRGGQTTLTEAEVHRVAKHFVDPQYKALDNQDFAALDKEHPGFTRWRSRNTLAHKKPGYIAVTLSLKPTGVAPGDITDKQLDAVADLAERYSFGQLRTSHEQNIILADVEQSQLFTLWGELREQGFATPNIGLLTDMICCPGGDFCSLANAKSIPIAESIQRRFDDLDYLFDIGELDLNISGCMNACGHHHVGHIGILGVDKKGEEFYQVSLGGSGTRDASLGKILGPSFAQDDMPDVIEKLIDVYIEQRTEDERFIDTYQRIGIDLFKERVYAANH; encoded by the coding sequence ATGTACGTATATGACGAGTACGATCAGCGGATCATCGAGGACCGCGTCAAGCAGTTCCGTGATCAGACCCGACGCTATCTGGCAGGCGAGCTGAGCGAAGAAGAATTCCGCCCTCTGCGCTTGCAGAACGGCCTGTATATCCAGCGTTTCGCCCCGATGCTGCGAGTGGCGGTGCCTTACGGCCAACTGACCGCGCGCCAGGTGCGCAAGCTGGCCCAGATTGCCCGCGACTATGACAAGGGCTACGCCCACATCAGTACCCGGCAGAACGTCCAGTACAACTGGCCGGCCCTGGAAGACGTGCCGCAGATCCTGGCTGAACTGGCCACCGTGCAGATGCACGCGATCCAGACCAGCGGCAACTGCCTGCGCAACGTCACCACCGACCAGTTTGCCGGTGTCGCAGCCGATGAATTGATCGACCCGCGCCCGTGGTGCGAGATCGTCCGCCAGTGGACCACCTTCCACCCGGAATTCGCCTACCTGCCGCGCAAATTCAAGATCGCCATCAATGGCTCGACCTCAGACCGCGCCGCCATCGAAGTCCACGACATCGGCCTGGAGGCGGTCTACAACGCTACGGGCGAACTGGGCTTCCGTGTGCTGGTGGGTGGTGGCCTCGGTCGCACGCCGGTGGTGGGTGCGTTCATCAATGAGTTCCTGCCCTGGCAGGACCTGCTGAGCTACCTCGACGCCATCCTGCGGGTGTACAACCGCTACGGCCGTCGCGACAACAAGTACAAGGCGCGGATCAAGATCCTGGTCAAGGCCCTGACACCTGAAGTGTTCGCCGAGAAGGTCGAAGCCGAAATGGTTCACCTGCGCGGCGGCCAGACCACCCTGACCGAAGCCGAAGTGCACCGTGTGGCCAAGCATTTCGTCGACCCGCAATACAAGGCCCTGGACAACCAGGACTTCGCCGCACTCGACAAGGAACATCCGGGGTTCACCCGCTGGCGCAGCCGCAACACCCTGGCCCACAAGAAGCCTGGCTACATCGCGGTCACCCTGTCCCTGAAGCCGACCGGTGTTGCACCGGGCGACATCACCGACAAGCAGCTGGACGCCGTGGCCGACCTGGCCGAGCGCTACAGCTTCGGTCAGTTGCGTACGTCCCACGAGCAGAACATCATCCTGGCGGACGTCGAACAAAGCCAGTTGTTCACCCTGTGGGGCGAGTTGCGCGAGCAGGGTTTCGCCACGCCGAACATCGGCCTGCTGACCGACATGATCTGCTGCCCGGGCGGCGACTTCTGCTCCCTGGCCAACGCCAAGTCGATCCCGATCGCCGAATCGATCCAGCGTCGTTTCGATGACCTGGACTACCTGTTCGACATCGGCGAGCTGGACCTGAACATTTCCGGTTGCATGAACGCCTGCGGTCACCACCATGTCGGCCACATCGGCATCCTGGGCGTGGACAAGAAAGGCGAAGAGTTCTACCAGGTTTCCCTGGGTGGCAGCGGCACCCGCGACGCCAGCCTGGGCAAGATCCTCGGCCCTTCGTTTGCCCAGGACGACATGCCAGACGTGATCGAGAAGCTGATCGACGTGTACATCGAACAACGTACCGAAGACGAGCGTTTCATCGACACTTACCAACGTATCGGCATCGACCTCTTCAAGGAACGCGTCTATGCAGCGAATCATTAA
- a CDS encoding IS4 family transposase, translated as MFSSTRFSQMLQALPHQLFKNAVKRCGADRYAKQFSSWDLLVTLIFGQITQASSLRALATASQSLEPHHYHLNARSMVRSTLCDALSKRSSEPFRLACEHLLQGVGRKQRKSLEAMVTLIDSTSITLRGPGFDDWTAATKTRITQGLKVHVAIDPRQTAPTYVNITAANVNDLSDALTMPLEAGITYVFDKGYCDYNWWHQIDQVGAFFVTRLKKNANVNHVEDLNRGENADFIESDEAVRFGKKHLNTRRLNHYHDQTVRRVQVRRDDHETPLILVTNDFSRSAEEIADLYKQRWQIELFFKWIKQKLKLKRYFGFSENAVRLQIYSALITYLLLLLYQQRSACSDSLSNFTIRLAHSLFERPLSDTHRGYRRQERTELKAAQGSLQL; from the coding sequence ATGTTCAGCAGCACTCGCTTTTCACAAATGCTCCAAGCACTCCCTCATCAGTTGTTCAAAAATGCAGTCAAACGCTGTGGCGCTGATCGTTATGCCAAGCAATTCAGCTCTTGGGATCTGCTCGTCACGCTGATCTTTGGTCAGATAACACAAGCCAGCAGCCTGCGCGCCTTGGCGACAGCATCGCAATCGCTGGAACCTCACCATTATCATCTCAACGCTCGCAGCATGGTTCGCTCAACGCTTTGTGATGCCTTGAGCAAACGCAGTTCAGAGCCTTTTCGGCTGGCCTGCGAGCACTTGCTGCAGGGCGTTGGCCGCAAGCAGCGCAAGTCCCTGGAAGCGATGGTCACGCTGATCGACTCGACCTCAATCACCTTGCGCGGTCCCGGCTTCGACGACTGGACCGCTGCGACGAAAACCCGCATAACACAAGGCCTGAAGGTGCATGTGGCAATTGATCCACGACAAACAGCACCCACTTACGTGAACATCACTGCCGCCAACGTCAATGACCTGAGTGACGCCCTGACCATGCCGCTTGAAGCAGGCATCACGTACGTTTTCGACAAGGGATACTGCGATTACAACTGGTGGCACCAGATTGATCAGGTGGGGGCGTTCTTCGTCACACGACTCAAAAAAAATGCCAATGTGAATCACGTAGAGGATCTGAACAGAGGGGAAAATGCCGACTTCATAGAGTCGGACGAAGCCGTGCGATTTGGCAAAAAACACCTGAATACACGACGGTTAAATCACTATCACGACCAAACCGTACGTCGGGTCCAGGTTCGTCGAGATGATCACGAAACGCCGCTGATCCTGGTGACTAATGATTTTTCACGCTCAGCTGAAGAAATTGCCGACCTGTACAAGCAGCGCTGGCAGATCGAGTTGTTCTTCAAGTGGATCAAGCAAAAACTCAAGCTCAAACGGTACTTCGGATTCTCTGAAAACGCGGTGCGTCTACAAATCTACAGCGCGCTGATCACATACCTTTTGCTGCTCCTGTATCAACAACGTTCGGCCTGCTCAGACTCGCTTTCAAACTTCACTATCCGGCTGGCTCATAGCTTGTTTGAGCGCCCGCTCAGCGACACACACCGCGGATATCGAAGGCAAGAACGAACAGAGCTGAAGGCTGCCCAGGGTAGCCTTCAGCTATGA
- a CDS encoding DUF934 domain-containing protein, with protein MQRIIKNNEVIDETWHLLPKDATLDGISNCDDLIVPLALWRDHARALKVRDGGLGVWLDADEEAEEIGDDANQLQVIALNFPAFTDGRSYSNARLLRDRYGFKGELRAIGDVLRDQLFYMRRCGFDAFALRADKDPYEALESLKDFSVTYQAATDEPLPLFRRR; from the coding sequence ATGCAGCGAATCATTAAGAACAACGAGGTCATCGACGAAACCTGGCACCTGCTGCCCAAGGACGCGACCCTCGACGGTATTTCCAACTGCGACGACCTGATCGTGCCCCTGGCCTTGTGGCGTGATCACGCTCGCGCGCTCAAAGTCCGCGATGGCGGCCTGGGTGTGTGGCTGGACGCCGACGAGGAAGCGGAAGAGATCGGCGACGATGCCAATCAGCTCCAGGTCATCGCCCTGAACTTCCCGGCCTTCACCGACGGTCGCAGCTACTCCAACGCCCGCCTGCTGCGTGATCGCTACGGCTTCAAGGGTGAACTGCGGGCCATTGGCGATGTACTGCGCGACCAGCTGTTCTACATGCGCCGCTGCGGTTTCGACGCCTTTGCCTTGCGCGCCGACAAAGACCCCTACGAAGCCCTCGAAAGCCTCAAGGACTTCTCGGTGACCTACCAGGCCGCCACTGACGAACCGCTGCCGCTGTTTCGTCGTCGCTGA
- a CDS encoding DUF2970 domain-containing protein, translated as MDDPVDNKPPTLLQMMHSVLAAAFGVQSGKNRARDFTHGKPSHFVILGIAFTAIFALTLFGIVKLVVHLAGL; from the coding sequence ATGGACGATCCAGTCGACAACAAGCCGCCCACCCTGTTGCAGATGATGCACAGCGTACTGGCCGCCGCCTTCGGCGTGCAGAGCGGCAAGAACCGCGCCCGTGACTTCACCCACGGCAAACCGAGTCACTTCGTGATATTGGGCATCGCCTTCACGGCGATCTTCGCCCTGACGCTGTTCGGCATCGTCAAGCTGGTGGTGCATCTGGCGGGGTTGTAA
- the metH gene encoding methionine synthase yields the protein MSDRSARLYLLQQALKERILILDGGMGTMIQSYKLEEQDYRGKRFADWPSDVKGNNDLLVLTRPDVIGSIEKAYLDAGADILETNTFNATQVSQADYGMQGLAYELNLEGARLARKVADAKTLETPDKPRFVAGVLGPTSRTCSLSPDVNNPGYRNVTFDELVENYTEATKGLIEGGADLILIETIFDTLNAKAAIFAVQGVYEELGVELPIMISGTITDASGRTLSGQTTEAFWNSVAHAKPISVGLNCALGARELRPYLEELSNKASTHVSAHPNAGLPNEFGEYDELPAETAKVIEEFAQSGFLNIVGGCCGTTPAHIEAIAKAVAGYAPRPIPEIPRACRLSGLEPFTIDRSSLFVNVGERTNITGSAKFARLIREDNYTEALEVALQQVEAGAQVIDINMDEGMLDSKKAMVTFLNLIAGEPDISRVPIMIDSSKWEVIEAGLKCIQGKGIVNSISMKEGVEQFIHHAKLCKRYGAAVVVMAFDEAGQADTEARKKEICKRSYDILVNEVGFPPEDIIFDPNIFAVATGIEEHNNYAVDFINACAYIRDELPYALTSGGVSNVSFSFRGNNPVREAIHSVFLLYAIRAGLTMGIVNAGQLEIYDQIPVELRDAVEDVILNRTPEGTDALLAIADKYKGDGSTKEAETEEWRNWDVNKRLEHALVKGITTHIVEDTEESRLSFARPIEVIEGPLMAGMNIVGDLFGAGKMFLPQVVKSARVMKQAVAHLIPFIEAEKGDKPEAKGKILMATVKGDVHDIGKNIVGVVLGCNGYDIVDLGVMVPAEKILQVAKDEKCDIIGLSGLITPSLDEMVHVAREMQRQDFHLPLMIGGATTSKAHTAVKIEPKYSNDAVIYVTDASRAVGVATQLLSKELKPAFVEKTRQDYTEVRERTANRSARTERLSYPAAIAKKPQFDWSSYQPVKPTFTGAKVLDNIDLNVLAEYIDWTPFFISWDLAGKFPRILTDEVVGEAATALYEDARAMLRKLIDEKLISARAVFGFWPANQVHDDDLEVYGDDGKPMARLHHLRQQIIKTDGKPNFSLADFVAPKDSGVTDYVGGFITTAGIGAEEVAKAYQEAGDDYNSIMVKALADRLAEACAEWLHQQVRKEHWGYAKDESLDNEALIKEQYTGIRPAPGYPACPDHTEKATLFRLLDPEASELKAGRSGVFLTEHYAMFPAAAVSGWYFAHPQAQYFAVGKIDKDQVQSYTGRKGQELSVTERWLAPNLGYDS from the coding sequence ATGTCTGATCGCAGCGCTCGCCTCTATCTTCTCCAGCAAGCCCTCAAGGAACGCATCCTGATCCTCGACGGCGGCATGGGCACGATGATCCAGAGCTACAAGCTGGAAGAACAGGACTACCGCGGCAAGCGTTTCGCCGACTGGCCGAGCGACGTCAAGGGCAACAACGATTTGCTGGTGCTGACGCGCCCCGACGTGATCGGCTCCATCGAAAAGGCCTACCTGGATGCCGGCGCGGACATCCTCGAAACCAACACCTTCAACGCCACCCAGGTGTCCCAGGCCGACTATGGCATGCAGGGCCTGGCCTATGAGCTGAACCTGGAAGGTGCGCGCCTGGCCCGCAAGGTGGCCGACGCCAAGACCCTCGAAACCCCGGACAAGCCGCGCTTTGTCGCCGGCGTGCTCGGCCCGACCAGCCGCACCTGCTCGCTGTCGCCGGACGTGAACAACCCCGGCTACCGCAACGTGACCTTCGACGAACTGGTGGAGAACTACACAGAGGCCACCAAGGGCCTCATCGAAGGCGGCGCCGACCTGATCCTGATCGAAACCATCTTCGATACCCTGAACGCCAAGGCGGCGATCTTCGCCGTGCAAGGCGTGTATGAAGAGCTCGGCGTCGAACTGCCGATCATGATTTCCGGCACCATCACCGACGCCTCCGGCCGCACCCTCTCCGGGCAGACCACCGAGGCCTTCTGGAACTCCGTGGCCCACGCCAAGCCCATTTCCGTGGGCCTGAACTGCGCCCTCGGCGCCCGCGAGTTGCGGCCGTACCTGGAAGAGCTGTCGAACAAGGCCAGCACCCACGTCTCGGCGCACCCGAACGCCGGCCTGCCCAACGAGTTCGGTGAGTACGACGAACTGCCGGCGGAAACCGCCAAGGTCATCGAAGAATTCGCCCAGAGCGGCTTCCTTAATATCGTCGGCGGCTGCTGCGGCACTACCCCGGCGCACATCGAAGCCATCGCCAAAGCCGTGGCCGGCTACGCACCACGACCGATTCCGGAGATTCCCCGGGCTTGCCGCCTGTCGGGCCTGGAACCGTTCACCATCGATCGCAGCTCGCTGTTCGTCAACGTCGGCGAGCGGACCAACATCACCGGTTCCGCCAAGTTCGCCCGGCTGATCCGCGAAGACAACTACACCGAAGCCCTGGAAGTGGCCCTGCAACAGGTCGAGGCCGGCGCCCAGGTGATCGACATCAACATGGACGAGGGTATGCTCGATTCGAAGAAGGCCATGGTGACCTTCCTCAATCTGATCGCCGGCGAACCGGACATCTCCCGCGTGCCGATCATGATCGACTCGTCGAAATGGGAAGTGATCGAAGCCGGCCTCAAGTGCATCCAGGGCAAGGGCATCGTCAACTCCATCAGCATGAAGGAAGGCGTCGAGCAGTTCATCCATCACGCCAAGCTGTGCAAGCGCTACGGTGCCGCCGTGGTGGTGATGGCGTTCGACGAAGCCGGCCAGGCCGATACCGAGGCGCGCAAGAAGGAAATCTGCAAGCGCTCCTACGACATCCTGGTCAACGAAGTGGGCTTCCCGCCAGAAGACATCATCTTCGACCCGAACATCTTCGCCGTCGCCACCGGCATCGAAGAGCACAACAACTATGCCGTGGACTTCATCAACGCCTGCGCCTACATCCGCGACGAACTGCCCTACGCGCTGACCTCCGGCGGCGTGTCCAACGTGTCCTTCTCGTTCCGCGGCAACAACCCGGTGCGCGAGGCGATCCACTCGGTGTTCCTGCTGTATGCGATCCGCGCGGGTCTGACCATGGGTATCGTCAACGCCGGCCAGTTGGAGATCTACGACCAGATCCCGGTGGAACTGCGCGACGCCGTGGAAGACGTGATCCTCAACCGTACCCCGGAAGGCACCGACGCCCTGCTCGCCATCGCCGACAAGTACAAGGGCGACGGCAGCACCAAGGAAGCGGAAACCGAGGAATGGCGCAACTGGGACGTCAACAAGCGCCTGGAGCATGCACTGGTCAAGGGCATCACCACCCACATCGTCGAAGACACCGAGGAGTCGCGCCTGTCGTTCGCCCGCCCGATCGAGGTCATCGAAGGCCCGTTGATGGCCGGCATGAACATCGTCGGCGACCTGTTCGGTGCCGGCAAGATGTTCCTGCCCCAGGTGGTCAAATCGGCGCGCGTGATGAAACAGGCCGTGGCCCACCTGATTCCGTTCATCGAGGCGGAAAAAGGCGACAAGCCGGAGGCCAAGGGCAAGATCCTGATGGCCACGGTCAAGGGCGACGTCCATGACATCGGCAAGAACATTGTCGGCGTGGTGCTGGGTTGCAACGGTTATGACATCGTCGACCTGGGCGTGATGGTGCCGGCGGAGAAAATCCTGCAGGTGGCCAAGGACGAGAAGTGCGACATCATCGGCCTGTCCGGCCTGATCACCCCGTCCCTGGACGAGATGGTCCATGTGGCCCGCGAGATGCAGCGCCAGGACTTCCATCTGCCGCTGATGATCGGTGGCGCGACGACGTCCAAGGCCCACACAGCAGTGAAGATCGAGCCCAAGTACAGCAACGACGCGGTGATCTACGTCACCGACGCCTCCCGCGCCGTCGGGGTGGCGACCCAGTTGCTGTCCAAGGAGCTGAAACCGGCATTCGTCGAGAAAACCCGCCAGGACTACACCGAAGTACGCGAACGTACCGCCAACCGCAGCGCCCGTACCGAACGCCTGAGCTACCCCGCCGCCATCGCCAAGAAGCCTCAGTTCGACTGGAGCAGCTACCAGCCGGTCAAGCCGACCTTCACCGGCGCCAAGGTGCTGGACAACATCGACCTGAACGTCCTGGCCGAATACATCGATTGGACGCCGTTCTTCATTTCCTGGGACCTGGCCGGCAAGTTCCCGCGCATTCTCACCGACGAAGTGGTCGGCGAAGCCGCCACCGCGTTGTACGAAGATGCCCGAGCCATGCTGCGCAAACTGATCGACGAGAAACTCATCAGCGCCCGCGCGGTGTTCGGTTTCTGGCCGGCCAACCAGGTGCATGACGACGATCTGGAGGTCTACGGCGATGACGGCAAGCCAATGGCCCGCCTGCATCACCTGCGCCAGCAGATCATCAAGACCGACGGCAAGCCGAACTTCTCCCTGGCCGACTTCGTCGCGCCCAAGGACAGCGGCGTGACCGACTACGTGGGCGGTTTCATCACCACCGCCGGCATCGGCGCCGAAGAGGTGGCGAAGGCCTACCAGGAAGCCGGCGACGACTACAACTCGATCATGGTCAAGGCCCTGGCCGACCGCCTGGCCGAGGCCTGCGCCGAGTGGCTGCACCAGCAGGTGCGCAAGGAACATTGGGGTTATGCCAAGGACGAAAGCCTGGACAACGAGGCGCTGATCAAGGAGCAATACACCGGCATCCGCCCTGCCCCCGGCTACCCGGCCTGCCCGGACCACACCGAGAAAGCCACCCTGTTCCGCCTGCTCGACCCCGAGGCCAGCGAACTGAAGGCCGGCCGCAGCGGCGTGTTCCTCACCGAGCATTACGCCATGTTCCCGGCGGCGGCGGTCAGCGGCTGGTATTTCGCCCATCCCCAGGCGCAGTACTTCGCCGTGGGCAAGATCGACAAGGACCAGGTCCAGAGCTACACCGGCCGCAAGGGCCAGGAGCTGAGCGTGACCGAGCGCTGGCTGGCGCCGAACCTGGGTTACGACAGCTGA
- a CDS encoding fatty acid cis/trans isomerase, which produces MPYRVLFGSLLLLLSFAAAAKDPAPALSYTRDIQPIFTEKCVACHACYDSACQLNLGSGEGAARGASKLSVYDGERRQAAAPTRLFYDASGPKAWQRKGFYSVLDAQGSQAALMAQMLALGRGAPLQPNAKLPEDIVLGLERENSCAMPGQFDGYAAAHPKEGMPLAVTGLTDQQYQTLQRWLAAGAPIDQQALAPSAAEALQVLQWENLLNAPGARESLVARWLFEHWFLAHIYFKDGEPGHFFQWVRSRTPSGQPIDVINTRRPNDDPGTRIYYRLWPVQGVIVHKTHITYGLSAAKMARVKSLFYKGNWQVTALPGYGPERRSNPFSTFEAIPAQARYQFMLDNAEYFVRTFIRGPVCRGQIATDVIRDNFWALFQAPEHDLYITDPNYRGQATPLLAMPGQNDDVGSVLSLWLNYRDKRNEYEALRRDNYAELPAPSWSTLWAGNDNALLSIFRHFDSASVTKGLIGEVPQTMWLFDFPLLERTYYQLAVNFDVFGNVSHQAQTRLYFDLIRNGAEQNFLRLMPADSREGYLDDWYQSGGKVKMWLDYESIDNDKPTALKLDERDPKGDFTQQLLVRYGELNARPDPINRCDGAYCSRPNIDPALQNAEQALSRLVSRPAAGLRVIDQLPEATMLRIETAGGDREIYSLLRNRAHSNVAFLLGEERRYQPGLDTLTVYPGVLSSYPNFIFNIPAGQVPAFVDAMEKAQDEQAFERIVERWGIRRSHPQFWHYFHDLSRYIEETEPLEAGVLDMNRYQNL; this is translated from the coding sequence ATGCCGTACCGCGTCTTATTCGGCAGTCTGTTGCTGCTGTTGTCTTTTGCCGCAGCCGCCAAGGATCCCGCGCCAGCGCTGTCCTACACCCGCGACATCCAGCCGATCTTTACGGAGAAGTGCGTGGCCTGCCACGCCTGCTACGACTCTGCCTGCCAATTGAACCTGGGCAGCGGCGAAGGCGCGGCTCGGGGTGCGAGCAAGCTGTCGGTGTATGACGGCGAGCGACGCCAGGCCGCGGCCCCGACCCGTTTGTTCTATGACGCTTCCGGCCCGAAGGCCTGGCAGCGCAAGGGCTTTTATTCGGTGCTCGATGCCCAGGGCAGCCAGGCGGCGTTGATGGCGCAGATGCTGGCGCTGGGCCGCGGCGCACCGCTGCAGCCCAACGCCAAACTGCCGGAAGACATTGTCCTGGGCCTGGAGCGGGAAAACAGTTGCGCGATGCCGGGGCAATTCGACGGGTACGCCGCCGCGCACCCCAAGGAGGGCATGCCCCTGGCGGTCACCGGCCTGACCGACCAGCAATACCAGACCTTGCAGCGCTGGCTGGCCGCCGGCGCCCCCATCGACCAGCAGGCCCTGGCCCCGAGTGCCGCCGAAGCCTTGCAGGTGCTGCAATGGGAAAACCTGCTCAACGCCCCCGGCGCCCGGGAAAGCCTGGTCGCCCGCTGGTTGTTCGAGCACTGGTTCCTGGCGCACATCTATTTCAAGGATGGCGAGCCGGGGCATTTTTTCCAGTGGGTACGCTCGCGCACGCCCAGCGGCCAGCCAATCGATGTGATCAATACCCGCCGTCCGAACGACGACCCCGGCACCCGCATCTATTACCGGCTCTGGCCGGTGCAAGGGGTGATCGTGCACAAGACCCACATCACCTACGGGCTGAGTGCGGCCAAGATGGCGCGGGTCAAGAGCCTGTTCTACAAGGGCAACTGGCAAGTCACGGCGTTGCCCGGCTACGGGCCGGAGCGCCGGTCGAACCCGTTCTCTACCTTCGAAGCGATCCCGGCCCAGGCCCGCTATCAGTTCATGCTCGATAACGCCGAATATTTCGTGCGCACCTTTATCCGCGGCCCGGTGTGCCGGGGGCAGATCGCCACGGATGTGATCCGCGACAACTTCTGGGCGCTGTTCCAGGCGCCCGAGCACGACTTGTACATCACCGATCCGAATTATCGCGGCCAGGCCACGCCATTGCTGGCAATGCCGGGGCAGAACGACGATGTGGGCAGCGTCCTCAGCCTATGGCTCAACTATCGGGACAAGCGCAACGAATATGAAGCCTTGCGCCGGGACAACTATGCCGAGCTGCCGGCGCCGAGCTGGTCGACGCTGTGGGCCGGTAACGACAACGCCTTGCTGAGTATTTTCCGGCACTTCGACAGCGCCTCGGTCACCAAGGGTCTGATCGGTGAAGTACCGCAGACCATGTGGCTGTTCGACTTCCCGTTGCTGGAACGCACTTATTATCAGTTGGCGGTGAACTTTGATGTGTTCGGCAACGTGTCCCACCAGGCCCAGACCCGACTGTACTTCGACCTGATTCGCAACGGTGCGGAACAGAATTTCCTGCGTCTGATGCCGGCCGATTCCCGGGAAGGCTACCTCGACGACTGGTACCAGTCCGGCGGCAAAGTCAAGATGTGGCTGGATTACGAGAGCATCGACAATGACAAGCCGACTGCCCTCAAGCTTGACGAACGCGACCCCAAGGGCGATTTCACCCAGCAATTGCTGGTCCGCTATGGCGAGTTGAACGCGCGGCCCGATCCGATCAACCGTTGCGACGGTGCCTATTGCTCGCGCCCGAACATCGATCCGGCCCTGCAGAACGCCGAGCAAGCCCTCAGTCGCCTGGTGTCGCGCCCGGCGGCGGGGCTTCGGGTGATCGACCAATTGCCGGAAGCGACGATGCTGCGCATTGAAACCGCCGGCGGTGATCGTGAAATCTACAGCCTGCTGCGCAACCGTGCCCACAGCAACGTGGCGTTTTTGCTGGGCGAGGAGCGGCGCTACCAGCCTGGGTTGGACACCTTGACGGTGTACCCGGGTGTGCTCAGCAGCTACCCGAACTTCATCTTCAACATTCCTGCCGGACAAGTCCCGGCGTTCGTCGATGCCATGGAAAAAGCCCAGGATGAGCAGGCGTTCGAGCGGATTGTCGAGCGTTGGGGGATTCGTCGCAGTCATCCGCAGTTCTGGCACTACTTCCATGACCTGAGCCGTTACATCGAGGAAACCGAGCCCTTGGAGGCCGGCGTACTGGACATGAACCGCTACCAGAACCTCTGA